One stretch of Eupeodes corollae chromosome 2, idEupCoro1.1, whole genome shotgun sequence DNA includes these proteins:
- the LOC129947501 gene encoding trypsin beta-like, with protein MFRLIVALSVLSLALGLEDRIVNGKTASISEYPYQVSIQKYNSHFCGGSILKDDLILTAAHCLVDVIQKDEVDTITVRAGSSHWDEGGVVKNAEWISIHPNFRPQPMVYDVGLVKTIGSFVFSNLIKPIALTRVLPPLYEPVVVTGWGRLSESESNLPKTLQAVELEFLTPEKCRSPHFGYASAIMTSMICADGPYKDSCQGDSGGPLVEVDTNVQIGVVSWGLGCAKRGFPGIYCDLTDPNVVSYLRSKVPNLYNYEQ; from the coding sequence ATGTTTCGTTTAATCGTTgctttaagtgttctgtccttAGCATTGGGCTTGGAAGATCGTATCGTCAATGGAAAAACAGCATCCATTTCAGAATATCCATACCAAGTctctattcaaaaatataattcacaTTTCTGTGGAGGAAGTATTTTGAAGGATGATTTAATCCTTACAGCAGCCCATTGTTTAGTAGATGTTATTCAAAAGGACGAGGTTGATACGATTACTGTTCGTGCTGGATCTTCGCATTGGGATGAGGGTGGTGTTGTCAAGAATGCTGAGTGGATTTCTATACATCCAAATTTTCGACCTCAACCAATGGTATACGATGTGGGTCTTGTGAAAACAATaggaagttttgtttttagtaatttGATAAAACCCATTGCTCTAACAAGAGTCTTACCTCCGCTTTATGAGCCTGTCGTGGTTACTGGATGGGGACGATTGAGCGAATCGGAAAGTAATCTTCCAAAAACTTTGCAAGCGGTTGAGTTGGAATTCCTTACACCTGAGAAATGTAGATCTCCCCATTTTGGTTATGCTTCAGCTATTATGACTTCAATGATTTGTGCCGATGGACCATACAAGGACTCATGCCAAGGCGATTCTGGTGGCCCTCTTGTAGAAGTCGACACCAATGTACAAATTGGAGTGGTATCTTGGGGACTTGGATGTGCAAAACGTGGATTCCCAGGAATCTACTGCGATCTTACAGATCCAAACGTTGTTTCTTACTTACGGTCAAAAGTACCCAATCTTTATAATTACGAGCAATAA
- the LOC129947088 gene encoding trypsin delta-like, with protein sequence MFRLIVALSVLSLAWGLEDRIVDGKTVSIVNFPYQVSIQKYNSHYCGGSILKDDLILTAAHCLRDVLNRNEVDILTIRAGSSDWDKGGVVKNVEWVSIHPNYQPQPMTYDVGLVKTIGRFVFSNVIKPIALPKVLPPLYAPLVVTGWGQLSETNGSLPTTLQAAALEFLTPEKCRSPEYSYSSAIMTSMICADGPSRDACQGDSGGPLVLLGKNEQIGVVSWGVGCAQRGYPGIYCDLTDPEVVTYLKSKVPNLYN encoded by the coding sequence ATGTTTCGTTTAATTGTTGCTTTGAGTGTCTTGTCCCTAGCATGGGGCTTGGAAGATCGTATCGTCGATGGAAAAACAGTTTCAATTGTAAATTTTCCCTATCAAGTCTCTATTCAAAAGTATAATTCGCATTACTGTGGAGGAAGTATTTTGAAGGATGATTTAATCCTTACAGCTGCCCATTGTTTGAGAGATGTTCTTAACAGAAACGAGGTTGACATCCTTACTATTCGGGCTGGATCTTCAGACTGGGATAAGGGTGGTGTTGTCAAGAATGTCGAGTGGGTTTCAATACATCCAAATTATCAACCTCAACCAATGACATACGATGTCGGTCTTGTGAAAACAATAGgacgttttgtttttagtaatgTAATAAAGCCCATCGCTTTACCTAAAGTCTTACCTCCATTGTATGCGCCTTTGGTGGTAACTGGATGGGGACAATTGAGCGAAACGAATGGTAGTCTTCCAACAACTTTGCAAGCGGCTGCGTTAGAATTCCTTACTCCTGAGAAATGCAGATCACCCGAATACAGTTATTCATCAGCGATTATGACGTCAATGATTTGTGCCGATGGTCCGTCTAGGGATGCATGCCAAGGAGATTCCGGTGGCCCTCTTGTTTTACTCGGCAAGAATGAACAGATTGGAGTGGTATCTTGGGGAGTTGGATGTGCACAGCGTGGATACCCAGGAATCTACTGCGATCTTACAGATCCAGAAGTTGTAACTTACTTAAAGTCAAAAGTACccaatttatataattaa
- the LOC129947078 gene encoding trypsin delta-like, protein MFRLIVALSVLSLAWGLEDRIVNGKVASIMQYPFQVSLQKYNSHYCGGSVLTENWILTAAHCLRDIIAQNQIDILTIRAGSSNWLHSGVVKKAEFVSMHPLYEQHSMIYDVGLVKIMGSLVFGNKIKPIALPAVLPALYEPVVVTAWGQLSETDGNLASVLQAATLEFLTNDKCASPQYGYGRSIMKSMICADGPSKDSCQGDSGGPLSIPRTNIQIGVVSWGLGCAKRGFPGIYCDLTDPEVVSYLMSTVPNLKK, encoded by the coding sequence ATGTTTCGTTTAATCGTTGCTTTGAGTGTTCTGTCCCTAGCATGGGGTTTGGAAGACCGTATCGTGAATGGAAAAGTAGCTTCAATTATGCAATATCCATTTCAAGTCTCtctccaaaaatataattcacaTTACTGTGGAGGAAGTGTTTTGACGGAAAATTGGATCCTTACAGCTGCTCATTGTTTGAGAGATATTATTGCCCAAAATCAGATTGACATTCTTACTATTCGCGCTGGGTCTTCAAATTGGCTTCACAGTGGTGTTGTCAAGAAAGCTGAGTTTGTTTCAATGCATCCACTTTATGAGCAACATTCTATGATATACGATGTGGGTCTAGTGAAAATAATGGGAAGTCTtgtttttggtaataaaataaaacccatCGCACTGCCTGCAGTTCTACCTGCACTATATGAGCCTGTCGTGGTAACTGCATGGGGACAATTGAGCGAAACGGACGGTAATCTTGCATCGGTTTTGCAAGCAGCTACGTTGGAATTCCTTACGAATGATAAATGCGCATCTCCCCAATACGGTTATGGAAGATCGATTATGAAGTCAATGATTTGTGCCGATGGACCATCAAAGGACTCATGTCAAGGAGATTCCGGCGGCCCACTTTCTATTCCCCGCACTAACATACAGATTGGAGTGGTATCTTGGGGACTTGGTTGTGCAAAACGTGGTTTCCCAGGAATCTACTGCGATCTTACAGACCCAGAAGTTGTCAGTTATTTAATGTCAACTGtacccaatttaaaaaaataa
- the LOC129948034 gene encoding uncharacterized protein LOC129948034, producing the protein MMFKFVILFCVIVAAVAKPGVLSSSIGIAATPAIISAPSPIATLGSIGTIASPLTINSGLVSNGLISSGLVSGGVLSDGLLSGGLVSSSGLVSGGLLSGGIVSGGLVSGGLVGSEIASNGLLPSDLISGKVISSGIIGSGKQLLSSEGLVSGGLLSSQIIH; encoded by the exons Atgatgtttaaattt GTGATCCTTTTCTGTGTGATTGTCGCTGCTGTCGCTAAGCCCGGAGTGCTTTCTTCTTCAATTGGTATTGCTGCTACTCCAGCCATTATATCGGCACCATCTCCAATAGCTACTTTGGGTAGCATCGGTACAATTGCTTCGCCATTGACAATAAACAGTGGTTTAGTTTCGAATGGTTTGATCTCGAGTGGATTAGTTTCTGGTGGAGTTTTGAGTGATGGACTTTTATCTGGTGGCCTTGTGTCAAGCAGCGGTCTTGTTTCTGGTGGGCTTCTGTCCGGTGGAATTGTATCCGGTGGACTTGTGTCTGGTGGACTTGTAGGCAGTGAAATAGCTTCAAATGGACTTTTGCCAAGTGATCTTATTTCTGGAAAAGTGATTTCAAGTGGAATTATAGGTTCAGGCAAACAGCTGTTATCATCTGAAGGCTTGGTTTCAGGTGGATTATTATCCAGTCAgataattcattaa
- the LOC129948035 gene encoding uncharacterized protein LOC129948035 isoform X1 produces the protein MFKIIVFSCVIAAVVAVAKPGILSSSLGVGVVSSPTIISVPTANIVRTVPVALGTTITAPSSQIISSGLVSGGIVSSGLVSGGLISNELVSGGLINGGLVSSGKILSGGLISGKLI, from the exons ATGTTCAAAATC ATTGTGTTCTCTTGTGTCATTGCTGCTGTCGTTGCAGTTGCTAAGCCTGGAATTCTATCTTCTTCACTAGGTGTTGGAGTCGTTTCATCCCCAACGATTATCTCAGTTCCGACAGCGAACATCGTCAGGACTGTTCCAGTTGCACTAGGCACTACCATTACAGCACCTTCAAGCCAAATAATTTCCAGTGGCTTGGTTTCTGGAGGAATCGTTTCCAGTGGTCTTGTATCAGGTGGTTTGATTTCCAATGAGCTGGTATCAGGTGGTTTGATCAATGGCGGCTTAGTATCATCGGGAAAAATATTGTCAGGAGGTTTGATTTCTGGTAAATTGAtctaa
- the LOC129948035 gene encoding uncharacterized protein LOC129948035 isoform X2: MFKIIVFSCVIAAVVAVAKPGILSSSLGVGVVSSPTIISVPTANIVRTVPVALGTTITAPSSQIISSGLVSGGIVSSGLVSGGLINGGLVSSGKILSGGLISGKLI, encoded by the exons ATGTTCAAAATC ATTGTGTTCTCTTGTGTCATTGCTGCTGTCGTTGCAGTTGCTAAGCCTGGAATTCTATCTTCTTCACTAGGTGTTGGAGTCGTTTCATCCCCAACGATTATCTCAGTTCCGACAGCGAACATCGTCAGGACTGTTCCAGTTGCACTAGGCACTACCATTACAGCACCTTCAAGCCAAATAATTTCCAGTGGCTTGGTTTCTGGAGGAATCGTTTCCAGTGGTCTTGTATCAG GTGGTTTGATCAATGGCGGCTTAGTATCATCGGGAAAAATATTGTCAGGAGGTTTGATTTCTGGTAAATTGAtctaa
- the LOC129944341 gene encoding uncharacterized protein LOC129944341 gives MFKIIVFSCVIAAVVAVAKPGILSSSLGVGVVSSPTVISVPTANIVRTVPVALGTTITAPSSQIISSGLVSGGIVSSGLVSGGLINGGLLSSGKLLSGGLISGKLI, from the exons ATGTTCAAAATC ATTGTGTTCTCGTGTGTCATTGCTGCTGTCGTTGCTGTTGCTAAGCCTGGAATTCTATCTTCTTCACTAGGTGTTGGAGTCGTTTCGTCACCAACGGTTATCTCAGTTCCAACAGCGAATATCGTTAGGACTGTTCCAGTGGCCCTAGGCACTACCATTACAGCACCTTCAAGCCAAATAATTTCCAGTGGATTGGTTTCTGGAGGAATCGTTTCCAGTGGTCTCGTATCAGGTGGTTTGATCAATGGCGGCTTACTATCATCGGGAAAATTATTGTCAGGAGGTTTGATTTCTGGAAAATTGATTTaa
- the LOC129944138 gene encoding uncharacterized protein LOC129944138 translates to MMFKFVILFCVIVAAVAKPGVLSSSVGIAATPTIISAPAAAAVSVLRTSPIATLGTIASPLTINSGLVSNGLISSGLISGGVLSDGLLSGGLVSSSGLVSGGLLSGGIVSGGLVGSGIASNGLLSSDLISGKVISSGVIGSGKQLLSSEGLVSSGLVSSKLIR, encoded by the exons ATGATGTTCAAATTT GTGATCCTTTTCTGTGTGATTGTCGCTGCTGTCGCTAAGCCCGGAGTGCTTTCTTCCTCAGTTGGTATTGCGGCTACTCCAACCATTATTTCGGCACCAGCAGCTGCTGCTGTTAGTGTTTTGAGGACATCCCCAATAGCTACTTTGGGTACAATTGCTTCGCCATTGACAATAAACAGTGGTTTAGTTTCGAATGGCTTGATCTCGAGTGGATTAATCTCTGGTGGAGTTTTGAGTGATGGACTTTTATCGGGTGGCCTTGTGTCAAGCAGCGGTCTTGTTTCTGGTGGGCTTTTGTCAGGTGGAATTGTATCTGGTGGACTTGTAGGCAGTGGAATCGCTTCAAATGGACTTTTGTCAAGTGATCTTATTTCTGGAAAAGTGATTTCAAGTGGAGTTATTGGTTCTGGCAAACAGTTATTATCCTCTGAAGGTTTGGTCTCGAGTGGATTGGTATCAAGTAAGCTTATTCGTTag
- the LOC129948420 gene encoding uncharacterized protein LOC129948420, translated as MFKFFVFSCVIAAAVARPGGLLGPALSIAAPSTIVTGPAATTSILRTAPIALGSPLGLSAGIIPNGLISNGLLTTNGILSNGLISNGLISNGLISNGIIGNGLIANGLVSNGLISKGLISNGLVSKGLISNGLVSGGILSNGLVSSGKLLI; from the exons ATGTTCAAATTC ttCGTCTTCTCTTGTGTTATTGCCGCAGCTGTTGCTAGACCCGGTGGACTTCTTGGACCAGCATTGAGTATTGCTGCTCCTTCAACCATCGTTACAGGACCTGCTGCCACTACCAGTATTTTAAGAACTGCTCCAATTGCGTTGGGTTCACCTTTGGGATTGAGCGCTGGAATTATCCCAAATGGACTTATTTCTAATGGATTACTTACAACAAATGGAATTCTATCAAATGGCTTAATTTCAAATGGTTTGATTTCAAATGGATTGATCTCAAACGGAATTATTGGTAATGGACTTATTGCCAATGGACTTGTATCCAATGGATTAATTTCAAAGGGATTGATTTCCAATGGATTGGTCTCAAAGGGCTTGATTTCTAATGGATTGGTCTCTGGTGGTATTTTGAGCAACGGTTTGGTGTCATCTGGCAAATTGTTGATTTAA
- the LOC129944156 gene encoding uncharacterized protein LOC129944156 yields MFRFLTLLCVIVAAYAKPGILGSSLGIAPSAIVTAPASVQIVRTAPISLGSTIGAPLTLGGGLITNGLVSNGLISNGLVSGGLISGGLVSGGLVSGGLVSGGLVTSDGIINSGLISNAKLLSKGLIL; encoded by the exons ATGTTCAGATTT ttgaCATTACTTTGTGTTATTGTTGCAGCTTATGCTAAACCAGGTATTCTGGGGTCATCCTTGGGTATTGCACCCTCAGCTATTGTTACAGCTCCTGCTTCCGTGCAAATCGTGAGAACAGCTCCAATTTCGTTAGGTTCGACAATCGGTGCTCCATTGACCTTAGGTGGTGGATTGATAACCAATGGGCTTGTATCAAATGGATTAATCTCAAATGGACTTGTGTCAGGTGGATTGATTTCTGGAGGATTGGTTTCTGGTGGATTGGTTTCCGGTGGTTTAGTTTCCGGAGGATTGGTGACTTCGGATGGAATTATCAATTCTGGACTGATATCAAATgctaaattattatcaaaaggATTAATATTATAA
- the LOC129948415 gene encoding uncharacterized protein LOC129948415 — translation MFRFVVLLCVFVAAAYGKPGILGSSVSIAAAPAIVSAPSISVVRTAPIATIGAPLTLSSGLVSNGLVSNGLIANGLVSGGLISGGLVSGGLVSSGIINGGLVTSGKVITKGLI, via the exons ATGTTCAGATTT GTTGTTTTGCTTTGTGTTTTTGTCGCAGCCGCTTATGGTAAACCAGGAATTTTGGGGTCATCTGTAAGTATTGCTGCTGCTCCAGCTATTGTGTCAGCGCCCTCTATAAGTGTTGTAAGGACAGCTCCAATTGCCACAATAGGTGCTCCATTGACCCTTAGTAGTGGATTGGTATCGAATGGACTCGTATCAAATGGATTAATCGCAAATGGACTTGTCTCAGGAGGATTGATTTCTGGTGGATTGGTTTCCGGTGGACTAGTGTCAAGTGGAATCATCAATGGTGGTTTGGTAACATCTGGAAAAGTTATTACCAAAGGATTGATATAA
- the LOC129948243 gene encoding uncharacterized protein LOC129948243 encodes MFKFVAFFCIIAIAKAGILSPSLSIAAAPTTIVSAPSVNVVRTLPIGLGATIGAPIGLTNGLISTNGLVSGGLISNGLVSGGIVSKGLISGGLISGGLLNNGLISSGKLLI; translated from the exons ATGTTCAAATTC gtCGCTTTCTTCTGCATTATTGCCATCGCTAAGGCTGGAATTCTTTCTCCATCTCTGAGCATTGCTGCTGCTCCAACTACTATTGTTTCAGCACCTTCAGTGAATGTTGTAAGAACTTTACCAATTGGTTTGGGAGCAACAATTGGAGCTCCAATTGGTCTTACCAATGGATTGATTTCTACTAATGGCTTGGTTTCGGGTGGATTAATCTCAAACGGACTTGTTTCGGGTGGAATCGTTTCAAAGGGATTGATTTCCGGTGGATTGATATCTGGAGGACTTTTGAACAATGGCTTGATATCTTCGGGAAAATTGTTGATCTAA
- the LOC129944009 gene encoding uncharacterized protein LOC129944009: MLKFVALFCIISAAKAGILSPALSIGAVAPATTILSAPTVLRTAPIAVATTTDIRAPIGISSGLISNGLISGGLISNGIVSGGLVAKSGLISGGIIGGGKLLI, translated from the exons atgCTTAAATTC GTTGCTTTGTTCTGCATTATTTCCGCTGCTAAGGCTGGAATCCTTTCTCCTGCTTTGAGTATTGGTGCTGTTGCTCCAGCAACTACTATTCTGTCGGCTCCTACCGTCTTAAGAACAGCACCCATTGCAGTTGCAACAACAACTGATATTAGAGCTCCAATAGGAATTAGCAGTGGATTGATCTCAAATGGTCTCATTTCTGGAGGATTGATCTCAAATGGAATTGTTTCTGGTGGACTAGTAGCCAAGAGTGGATTGATTTCCGGAGGAATAATTGGTGGAGGAAAATTGTTGATCTAA